A genomic segment from Candidatus Cybelea sp. encodes:
- the purH gene encoding bifunctional phosphoribosylaminoimidazolecarboxamide formyltransferase/IMP cyclohydrolase: MRDAVPGARRTAALFSLSDRTGAAELAQALERHGFEIYATGGTAAYLAESGVAARAVEDVTGFPALFGGRVKSLHPKIFGAILYDRADEEHRSQAEKYAIPEIAAVVVNLYPFEATVARPGASPREAIEQIDVGGVALMRAAAKNFEHVAVLTHPSQYSEYARAIETGEVPVALRRRLAIAAFERTAEYDVAISHYLAAAGEVLPSELPGALALTLPLAKRLRYGTNPQERAAFYLDRPQRLPAQLHGKALSYNNLLDLDATLRLLSRAPLGAEFGSDRARFVRAAVVKHTIPCGVAQRSGVALAVREALEADPVSAYGGIVAADAPIDVEAALTLSGYFLEIVAAPAFAPEALDLLKKKRNLRIMQFAGSVPDELAHELRLRSALGGVLAENDDPSAPVEEWHVVSRRHPSAQQWHDLAFAWDVVRHVKSNGIVIVGGGTTRGICAGQTNRVSAVKIAARRAGKHARGAACASDGFFPFPDGLEAAVEGGCTAIIAPRGSVRDAEVIAAADSLDVALVFSSYRYFLH, translated from the coding sequence TTGCGTGACGCCGTGCCGGGCGCGCGGCGCACGGCGGCGCTCTTCTCGCTTTCAGATCGAACCGGGGCCGCGGAACTGGCGCAGGCGCTCGAGCGCCACGGCTTCGAGATCTATGCCACCGGCGGTACCGCAGCCTATCTCGCAGAGTCCGGCGTGGCAGCACGTGCGGTCGAAGACGTAACCGGTTTTCCGGCGCTCTTCGGCGGACGCGTAAAGAGCCTCCACCCGAAGATCTTCGGAGCGATCCTTTACGATCGTGCCGACGAAGAGCACCGGTCGCAAGCGGAAAAGTACGCGATTCCCGAGATCGCCGCGGTCGTCGTCAACCTGTATCCGTTCGAAGCAACCGTCGCGCGACCGGGCGCGTCGCCACGCGAAGCGATCGAACAGATCGATGTCGGCGGCGTCGCGCTGATGCGGGCGGCCGCGAAAAACTTCGAACACGTCGCCGTACTGACGCACCCCTCGCAGTACTCCGAGTACGCCCGAGCGATCGAAACGGGGGAAGTGCCGGTCGCCTTACGCCGCCGCCTGGCGATCGCGGCCTTCGAACGTACCGCCGAGTACGACGTCGCAATCTCGCATTATCTCGCCGCCGCGGGCGAGGTTCTGCCGAGCGAACTGCCCGGAGCGCTCGCGCTGACGCTCCCCCTTGCTAAACGGCTTCGCTACGGAACCAATCCGCAAGAGCGCGCGGCGTTCTATCTCGACCGGCCACAGCGGCTTCCCGCGCAGCTGCACGGCAAAGCGCTGTCATACAATAATTTGCTCGATCTCGACGCGACGCTGCGTCTGCTTTCGCGCGCGCCGCTGGGCGCCGAGTTCGGCAGCGATCGGGCGCGCTTCGTTCGCGCGGCGGTCGTGAAGCACACGATCCCGTGCGGCGTCGCACAACGGTCGGGCGTCGCCCTTGCAGTGCGTGAGGCGCTCGAAGCCGACCCCGTCTCGGCATACGGCGGAATCGTCGCTGCCGACGCACCGATCGACGTGGAAGCCGCCCTGACGCTGAGCGGCTACTTTCTCGAAATCGTCGCCGCGCCGGCCTTCGCGCCCGAAGCGCTCGACCTGCTTAAAAAGAAGCGCAACCTGCGGATCATGCAGTTCGCCGGATCGGTTCCCGACGAACTTGCGCACGAACTTCGTCTGCGCAGCGCGCTCGGCGGCGTCTTGGCGGAGAACGACGATCCGTCGGCGCCCGTCGAGGAATGGCACGTCGTGAGCCGGCGCCACCCCAGCGCGCAGCAGTGGCACGACCTGGCCTTTGCCTGGGACGTCGTGCGTCACGTCAAGAGCAACGGCATCGTCATCGTCGGGGGCGGCACGACCCGCGGAATTTGCGCGGGGCAGACCAATCGCGTAAGCGCGGTCAAAATCGCCGCGCGGCGTGCCGGCAAGCACGCTCGCGGTGCGGCCTGTGCAAGTGACGGCTTCTTTCCTTTTCCCGACGGGTTGGAGGCTGCGGTCGAGGGCGGCTGCACGGCGATCATCGCGCCGCGCGGCTCCGTTCGCGACGCGGAAGTCATCGCCGCCGCCGACTCACTCGACGTTGCCCTCGTCTTCTCCAGCTACCGTTACTTTTTGCATTAG